From a region of the Azospirillum formosense genome:
- a CDS encoding ABC transporter permease subunit encodes MVWTQTSVSVKTAAATPNRWDLVALPLVVGLLALAAVGGHQMAAPLGSLDAPAVSLDPWNLPDYALRSTLRMLAAMAASLVFTFAYATLAAKSRRAGMVLIPVLDILQSVPVLGYISFTVVFFLSLFPGSVLGAECAAIFAIFTSQAWNMTFSVYQSLRSVPRDLDEAATSFRFSGWQRFWRLEAPFAMPGLVWNMMMSMSGGWFFVVASEAITVGDRTVTLPGIGSYLAEAIAQRNLGAVGWAVLAMLAVILLYDQFLFRPLVAWADKFRFEQTGAQEAPESWVLRLFQRTRVCRSLLAPVESLLGRVAWLRLSPLAALADALPPALKRRVAGPPSAALERTLDRAWYAVVALAALALGWTMLRFIAGGAGWGDVGTALLLGAATLLRVVVLIAVASLVWVPLGVLIGLRPRLAQAVQPLAQFLAAFPANLLFPVAVVTILRFDLDPDVWLSPLMILGTQWYILFNVVAGTAAFPSDLKEAASSFRIRGWQWWRDVMLPGVFPYYLTGAVTAAGGSWNASIVAEAVRWGDAEVTAHGLGSYIAQATAAGDYPRIVLGIAVMSLFVTLLNRLLWRPLYGYAERRLRLA; translated from the coding sequence ATGGTCTGGACCCAGACAAGCGTTTCCGTGAAGACGGCCGCCGCCACGCCCAACCGCTGGGATCTCGTTGCCCTGCCGCTGGTCGTCGGCCTGCTCGCCCTGGCCGCTGTCGGCGGTCACCAGATGGCCGCGCCCCTGGGGAGCCTCGACGCGCCCGCCGTCTCGCTCGACCCCTGGAACCTGCCGGACTACGCGCTGCGCTCGACGCTGCGCATGCTGGCGGCGATGGCGGCCTCGCTGGTCTTCACCTTCGCCTACGCCACGCTGGCGGCCAAGAGCCGCCGGGCCGGCATGGTGCTGATCCCCGTGCTGGACATCCTCCAGTCGGTGCCGGTGCTCGGCTACATCTCCTTCACCGTGGTCTTCTTCCTGTCGCTGTTCCCCGGCAGCGTTCTGGGCGCCGAATGCGCGGCGATCTTCGCCATCTTCACCAGCCAGGCCTGGAACATGACCTTCAGCGTCTACCAGTCGCTGCGCTCGGTGCCGCGCGACCTGGACGAGGCGGCGACCAGCTTCCGCTTCTCCGGCTGGCAGCGCTTCTGGCGGCTGGAGGCACCCTTCGCCATGCCGGGGCTGGTCTGGAACATGATGATGTCGATGTCCGGCGGCTGGTTCTTCGTCGTCGCGTCGGAGGCGATCACCGTCGGCGACCGCACCGTCACGCTGCCCGGCATCGGCTCCTATCTGGCCGAGGCGATCGCGCAGAGGAATCTCGGCGCCGTTGGCTGGGCGGTGCTGGCGATGCTGGCGGTCATCCTGCTCTACGACCAGTTCCTGTTCCGCCCGCTGGTCGCCTGGGCCGACAAGTTCCGCTTCGAGCAGACCGGCGCGCAGGAGGCGCCCGAGTCCTGGGTGCTTCGGCTCTTCCAGCGCACCCGCGTCTGCCGCTCGCTGCTGGCGCCGGTCGAGTCCCTGCTCGGCCGGGTGGCGTGGCTGCGCCTGTCGCCGCTGGCCGCCCTGGCCGACGCCCTGCCCCCGGCCCTGAAGCGCCGGGTCGCCGGCCCGCCCTCCGCCGCGCTCGAACGCACGCTCGACCGGGCGTGGTACGCGGTCGTCGCGCTGGCGGCGCTCGCCCTGGGCTGGACCATGTTGCGGTTCATCGCCGGCGGCGCCGGCTGGGGCGACGTGGGGACCGCGCTGCTGCTCGGGGCGGCGACGCTGCTGCGCGTCGTGGTGCTGATCGCCGTCGCCTCGCTCGTCTGGGTGCCGCTCGGCGTGCTGATCGGGCTGCGCCCGCGCCTTGCCCAGGCGGTCCAGCCGCTGGCCCAGTTCCTGGCGGCCTTTCCGGCCAACCTGCTGTTCCCGGTCGCCGTCGTCACCATCCTGCGCTTCGACCTGGACCCGGACGTCTGGCTCAGCCCGCTGATGATCCTGGGCACGCAGTGGTACATCCTGTTCAACGTCGTCGCCGGAACCGCCGCCTTCCCCAGCGACCTCAAGGAGGCGGCCTCCAGCTTCCGCATCCGCGGCTGGCAATGGTGGCGCGACGTCATGCTGCCCGGCGTCTTCCCCTATTACCTGACCGGCGCGGTGACCGCGGCGGGCGGCTCGTGGAACGCCAGCATCGTCGCCGAGGCGGTGCGCTGGGGCGACGCGGAGGTCACCGCGCACGGGCTGGGCAGCTACATCGCCCAGGCGACCGCCGCCGGGGACTACCCGCGCATCGTGCTCGGCATCGCCGTGATGTCCCTGTTCGTCACCCTGCTCAACCGGCTGCTCTGGCGCCCGCTCTACGGCTACGCCGAACGCCGCCTGCGCCTTGCCTGA
- a CDS encoding nitrate/sulfonate/bicarbonate ABC transporter ATP-binding protein, with protein sequence MTRTTALFELRGVRQAYRKPSGQRYVVLDGVDLTLRDGEIVGLLGRSGSGKSTLLRIVAGLAQPTSGQVLHHGAPVAGPTDGVAMVFQSFALFPWLTVEENVLAGLKALRVPRDEAAARAGEAIDLIGLSGFESAYPKELSGGMRQRVGFARALVVHPEILLMDEPFSALDVLTAETLRTDLLDLWMERKLPTRSILMVTHNIEEAVLMCDRILVFASNPGRVAAEIRVDLPHPRNRLAPDFRDLVDDIYGRMTARKPLAAPAAAPETASGRPRPVYAEPLQQVSTNLLAGLMETLAAPPYHGKADLPHLAATLRHEIDDLFPIAETLQMLGFAEVAEGDIRLTEPGRLFAEAGMDDRKALFAEHLVHFVPLAAHIHAALSERPDHRAPYAPFARELEAFMSEDYAEETLNAVTGWARYAELFTHDTEAGVFCREEADQPPRPDGCMWRKA encoded by the coding sequence ATGACGCGAACCACCGCCCTCTTCGAACTCCGCGGCGTCCGGCAGGCCTACCGCAAGCCGTCGGGCCAGCGGTACGTCGTGCTCGATGGCGTGGACCTGACGCTGCGCGACGGCGAGATCGTCGGGCTGCTCGGCCGCTCCGGCTCGGGCAAGTCCACGCTGCTGCGCATCGTCGCCGGGCTGGCGCAACCGACCTCCGGCCAGGTCCTGCACCACGGCGCGCCGGTAGCCGGGCCGACCGACGGGGTGGCGATGGTGTTCCAGTCCTTCGCGCTGTTCCCCTGGCTGACCGTCGAGGAGAATGTGCTGGCCGGGCTGAAGGCGCTGCGCGTCCCCCGCGACGAGGCGGCGGCGCGCGCCGGGGAGGCCATCGACCTGATCGGCCTGTCGGGCTTCGAGAGCGCCTACCCCAAGGAGCTGTCCGGCGGCATGCGCCAGCGCGTCGGCTTCGCCCGCGCGCTGGTGGTCCATCCGGAGATCCTGCTGATGGACGAGCCCTTCTCGGCGCTCGACGTGCTGACGGCGGAGACTCTGCGCACCGACCTGCTCGACCTGTGGATGGAGCGCAAGCTGCCGACCCGGTCGATCCTGATGGTCACCCACAACATCGAGGAGGCGGTGCTGATGTGCGACCGCATCCTGGTCTTCGCCTCCAACCCGGGCCGCGTGGCGGCGGAGATCCGGGTGGACCTCCCGCACCCGCGCAACCGGCTGGCCCCGGATTTCCGCGATCTGGTCGACGACATCTACGGCCGGATGACCGCGCGGAAGCCGCTGGCCGCCCCGGCGGCGGCACCGGAGACGGCGAGCGGGCGGCCGCGGCCGGTCTACGCCGAGCCGCTCCAGCAGGTCTCGACCAACCTCCTGGCCGGCCTGATGGAGACGCTGGCCGCCCCGCCCTACCACGGCAAGGCGGACCTGCCGCACCTCGCGGCAACGCTGCGGCACGAGATCGACGACCTCTTCCCCATCGCCGAGACGCTCCAGATGCTGGGATTCGCCGAGGTGGCGGAGGGCGACATCCGGCTGACCGAGCCGGGCCGCCTGTTCGCCGAGGCCGGGATGGACGACCGCAAGGCGCTGTTCGCCGAGCATCTGGTCCATTTCGTGCCGCTCGCCGCGCACATCCACGCCGCCCTGTCGGAGCGCCCCGACCACCGCGCCCCCTACGCCCCGTTCGCCCGTGAACTGGAGGCCTTCATGAGCGAGGACTACGCCGAGGAGACGCTGAACGCCGTGACCGGCTGGGCCCGCTACGCCGAGCTGTTCACCCACGACACCGAGGCCGGGGTGTTCTGCCGGGAGGAGGCCGACCAGCCGCCCAGGCCGGATGGGTGCATGTGGCGGAAGGCTTGA
- the hrpB gene encoding ATP-dependent helicase HrpB — translation MTIPPLPIDPVLPELLAALDGRGVAVLQAPPGAGKTTRVPLALLDRPWLAGRKVIVLEPRRLAARAAARRMAAMLGESVGETVGYRVRLDTKVGPKTRIEVVTDGLFLRQLQEDPELPAVGAVLFDEFHERGIDSDLALALVQEARGALRDDLRLVVMSATLDGAPVAALLGDAPMVTSAGRAFPVETRHLDAPGTNTSGGTRIEDAVAAAVRRALREETGNALVFLPGAGEIRRVQSLLESADLGPGTVIAPLYGDLTADAQDRAIAPSPPGTRKIVLATPIAETSLTIEGIRIVVDGGLMRVPRFDPRSGMTRLVTAKVSQASAEQRRGRAGRLEPGVCYRLWPEPSHKALAPFTPPEIMDADLAPLALELAVWGVSDPASLAWLDPPPAAAMAQARELLRELGALDADGGITAHGRRMAGFGVHPRLAHMMLKGKAMGLGALACEVAALLGERDIVRAQPGFRDADLRLRVELLRGLDDANSKEGGRMRGAGRGLTVERGGAQQALKQARNWKRQLGVKGNGGDLGATGLLVALAYPDRIGQRRPGGSTGGAAAQYRLSNGRGAYFQDAEPLSAEDWLAVADLDGAARESRIFLAAPLSLAELEEAFAEHIRSETVVAWDGREQTVLARRRRMLFALALEDKRLPNPPAEAIAAAMLEGIREMGLTALPWSDELRKWQTRVLFLRRMEGEEWPDVSDPALLETMEEWLAPFLNGASRRAHLDRVELGNALRGLLPWAMQQRLDKEAPTHVEVPSGSRIPIDYSGEEPVLAVRLQEMFGLAETPRIAGGRVPLLLHLLSPARRPVQVTRDLASFWANAYKAVKADLKGQYPKHYWPDNPLEAEPTARAKPRGR, via the coding sequence ATGACCATCCCGCCCCTTCCCATCGATCCCGTGCTTCCCGAGCTGCTGGCCGCGCTGGACGGGCGCGGCGTGGCGGTGCTCCAGGCGCCGCCGGGGGCGGGCAAGACGACTCGCGTGCCGCTGGCGCTGCTCGACCGGCCCTGGCTGGCCGGGCGCAAGGTGATCGTGCTGGAGCCGCGGCGGCTGGCCGCCCGCGCCGCCGCCCGCCGCATGGCCGCGATGCTGGGGGAAAGCGTCGGCGAGACGGTCGGCTACCGCGTGCGGCTGGACACGAAGGTCGGGCCGAAGACCCGGATCGAGGTGGTGACCGACGGCCTGTTCCTGCGCCAGCTCCAGGAGGACCCCGAACTGCCGGCGGTCGGCGCCGTGCTGTTCGACGAGTTCCACGAGCGCGGCATCGACAGCGATCTGGCGCTGGCCCTGGTGCAGGAGGCGCGCGGCGCGCTGCGCGACGACCTGCGGCTGGTGGTGATGTCGGCGACTCTGGACGGCGCGCCCGTCGCCGCCCTGCTCGGCGACGCGCCGATGGTGACCAGCGCGGGCCGCGCCTTCCCGGTGGAGACCCGCCACCTCGACGCCCCCGGCACCAACACCAGCGGCGGCACCCGCATCGAGGACGCCGTGGCCGCCGCCGTCCGCCGCGCCCTGCGCGAGGAGACCGGCAACGCCCTGGTCTTCCTGCCCGGCGCCGGGGAGATCCGGCGGGTGCAGAGCCTTCTGGAATCGGCGGACCTCGGCCCAGGCACGGTGATCGCCCCGCTCTATGGCGACCTGACGGCGGACGCCCAGGACCGGGCCATCGCCCCCAGCCCGCCCGGCACGCGCAAGATCGTGCTCGCCACGCCCATCGCCGAGACCAGCCTGACCATCGAGGGCATCCGCATCGTCGTGGACGGCGGGCTGATGCGCGTCCCCCGCTTCGACCCGCGCAGCGGCATGACCCGGCTGGTCACCGCCAAGGTCTCCCAGGCGTCGGCGGAGCAGCGGCGGGGCCGCGCCGGCCGCCTGGAGCCCGGCGTCTGCTACCGCCTCTGGCCGGAGCCGTCGCACAAGGCGCTGGCCCCCTTCACCCCGCCCGAGATCATGGACGCCGACCTCGCCCCGCTGGCGCTGGAGCTGGCGGTGTGGGGCGTGTCCGACCCGGCGTCGCTCGCCTGGCTCGACCCGCCGCCCGCCGCCGCCATGGCCCAGGCGCGGGAGCTGCTGCGCGAGCTGGGGGCGCTGGACGCCGACGGCGGCATCACCGCCCATGGCCGCCGCATGGCCGGCTTCGGCGTGCATCCGCGGCTGGCCCACATGATGCTGAAGGGCAAGGCGATGGGGCTGGGCGCGCTGGCCTGCGAGGTCGCCGCCCTGCTCGGCGAGCGCGACATCGTCCGCGCCCAGCCCGGCTTCCGCGACGCCGACCTGCGGCTGCGCGTGGAGTTGCTGCGCGGGCTGGATGATGCCAACAGCAAAGAAGGCGGTCGGATGCGCGGTGCCGGGCGCGGCCTGACCGTGGAGCGCGGCGGCGCCCAGCAGGCGTTGAAGCAGGCCCGGAACTGGAAGCGGCAGTTGGGCGTGAAGGGCAATGGTGGTGATCTCGGCGCCACCGGCCTGCTGGTCGCCCTGGCCTACCCCGACCGCATCGGTCAGCGCCGCCCCGGCGGCAGTACGGGCGGGGCCGCCGCGCAATACCGGCTGTCCAACGGGCGCGGCGCCTATTTCCAGGACGCCGAGCCGCTGAGCGCCGAGGACTGGCTGGCCGTCGCCGACCTGGACGGGGCCGCCCGCGAATCGCGCATCTTCCTGGCCGCCCCGCTCTCCCTGGCCGAGCTGGAGGAAGCCTTCGCCGAGCACATCCGCAGCGAGACGGTGGTCGCCTGGGACGGGCGGGAGCAGACGGTGCTGGCCCGCCGCCGCCGCATGCTGTTCGCCCTGGCGCTGGAGGACAAGCGCCTGCCCAACCCGCCCGCCGAGGCCATCGCCGCCGCCATGCTGGAGGGCATCCGGGAGATGGGGCTGACCGCCCTGCCCTGGAGCGACGAGCTGCGCAAGTGGCAGACGCGCGTCCTGTTCCTGCGCCGTATGGAGGGGGAGGAGTGGCCGGACGTCTCCGACCCCGCCCTGCTGGAGACGATGGAGGAGTGGCTGGCGCCCTTCCTGAACGGCGCCTCGCGCCGCGCCCATCTCGACCGGGTGGAGTTGGGCAACGCGCTGCGCGGCCTGCTGCCCTGGGCGATGCAGCAGCGGCTGGACAAGGAGGCGCCGACCCATGTCGAGGTGCCCAGCGGCTCCCGCATCCCCATCGACTACAGCGGGGAGGAACCGGTTCTGGCCGTGCGGCTGCAGGAGATGTTCGGGCTGGCCGAGACGCCGCGCATCGCCGGCGGGCGGGTGCCTCTGCTGCTGCACCTGCTGTCCCCGGCGCGCCGCCCGGTGCAGGTGACGCGCGACCTCGCCAGCTTCTGGGCCAACGCCTACAAGGCGGTGAAGGCCGACCTCAAGGGGCAGTATCCCAAGCACTACTGGCCCGACAACCCGCTGGAGGCCGAGCCCACGGCGCGGGCCAAGCCACGCGGGCGGTAA